In the genome of Streptomyces sp. P3, the window CCCGTAGGCGAGCTTGCTGGCGCGCAGGGTCGCGACCCGGGTGCCGGCGGAGTTGAGCAGGCCGAAGGTGCGGCTGGAGGCCTGGTTGACGAGCACCTCGCCGGGCTCCGGGAACCCGGTCGACAGGCAGTGGCCGTTGGAGAGCACCAGCGCCGGGTCGGTGTCCAGGGAGCCGGGGAAGCGGACGACCGAGCCGGAGCAGTTGCTGAGCGCGACGGTCCCGGCGAGGTTGACGGCCCGCAGCGTCGGCGCGGCGGCCCTGGTCTCCGCCTTGGCCACGGGCGTCGCGCTCACGGCGGCGGCGGCCGGCTTCGCGCTCACCGGCGCGGCGACCGCGGGCGCCGCGCCCGCCCCGGCGATGGCCAGGGCGAAGACGGCGGCGACGAGAGGCTTTCTCATGTGGGGGGTCCCCTCTCATGACAAGGCGACCGGAGATCTTCCGGCCGCCACTGATTTGTCATGCGCATTGTTGGTGCCGAGGGGGCGGAGGACAAGGGGCGCTTTTCGGCCGCGGGGCCTCGTCGGACGGCGGCGAGGGGCTCAGGAAGCGTCCTCGCCCACGCTCTCGCCTACCTTCCGCCTTTTCGCAGCCCGCGCCCCTTCCCGGCGTTGCTCCTCCCGGGCTCGGACGTCGCGGCGGAGGGCTCGTCACCCACCACCTGGCCGACGCCGGTTCCGGCACCGGTTCCCGCACCGGCAGACGACCCGGCCGACGGCGTCCTCGACGGCGTGACGCCCGGGGACGGCGTCGCACCGGCCGAGGCGGACGGAGTCGGCCGCGCGGGCTCGGCCGGGCCGCTCGCCGAGTCGGCCGGCCCGGCCGGGGAGCTCACCGCGCCGTCCGACGCCGAGCGTGTGCCCCCCTGCCTGCGCTGCTGGTCACCGCCCGGATCCCCGGCGAAGGACAGCCCCGCGACCACCGCGGCCAGCGCCACCGTGCCGACCGCCCCGGCGGCGGTCAGCACCCGCCGCTCGCGCCACCCGCCCGCCCGGCGGGCGGCACGCCGGCGGTCCGCCCGGCCGCCCTCCGGGCCCTCGGCCGGGGACCCGGCAAGGGGGACCCGAGGCAGCTCGGTCGTCTCGTCGTAGGCGTTCTCCCACCCGTGCGCGGCCGCCGGATCGGCGTACCGCTCGTACGAGGGCTGATCGATCTCGGCGTACGGGTGGTACACGATCGGCCGCACCGGGGGCACGCCATTCTCACCTGGCCTGGACATGGCCGTGCATTCTAGGGACCTGTGCGCCCGACGGGACAGCTACCGTCGATAACCGTCCAAACCACCCTTCTCGCGTGGCGGAAAACACGCCCCACGGAGCGTTACCGGGCCGTAAGCTCCCAGACATGCAGGTGATCCAGTCGACCAAGCTCGCCAACGTCTGTTACGAGATCCGGGGCCCGGTTCTCGAGGAGGCGATGCGGCTGGAAGCGGCCGGTCACCGCATCCTCAAGCTGAACACCGGCAACCCGGCCGCCTTCGGCTTCGAGGCCCCGCCGGAGATCCTGGAGGACATCCTCCGCAACGTCTCCACGGCGCACGGTTACGGCGACGCCAAGGGACTGCTGGCGGCGCGCCGGGCCGTCGTGATGCACAACCAGACGCTCGGCATCGAGACGGACGTCGAGCACGTCTTCATCGGCAACGGCGTCTCCGAGCTGATCGTCATGGCGATGCAGGGCCTGCTGGACGACGGCGACGAGGTACTGGTCCCGGCCCCGGACTACCCGCTGTGGACCGCCGCCGTCTCGCTCTCCGGCGGCACCGCCGTGCACTACCGCTGCGACGAGCAGGCGGACTGGATGCCGGACCTCGCCGACATCGAGCGCAAGGTGACCGACCGCACCAAGGCACTCGTCATCATCAACCCGAACAACCCGACCGGGGCCGTCTACGAGGAGGCGATGATCCGGGGGCTCACGGACATCGCGCGCCGCCACAACCTGCTGATCTGCTCGGACGAGATCTACGACAAGATCCTCTACGACGGCGCCACGCACACCCCGACCGCCAAGATCGCCCCCGACCTGCTCACCCTCACCTTCAACGGAATGTCGAAGGCGTACCGGGTGGCCGGCTACCGGGTCGGCTGGATGTCGATCTCCGGCCCGCGCGCGCACGCCGACTCCTACATCGAGGGCCTGACGATCCTGGCGAACATGCGCCTGTGCGCGAACATGCCGGGACAGCACGGGGTGGTGGCCGCCCTGAGCGGACGCCAGACGATCGACGACCTGGTGCTGCCGGGCGGACGGCTCAAGGAGCAGGTGGACACGGCGTACGAGCTGCTGACGCAGATCCCGGGCGTCACCTGCGTACGGCCGAAGGGGGCGCTGTATCTCTTCCCGCGCCTCGACCCCGCGGTCTTCAAGATCAGGGACGACCGGCAGATGGTCCTCGACCTGCTGCGCCGGGAGAAGATCATGGTGGTCCAGGGGACCGGCTTCAACTGGCCGGAGCCGGACCACTTCCGGGTCGTCACCCTGCCGACGGCGACGGATCTACGGGACGCCATGGGCCGGATCGCCCGCTTCCTGGACGGCTACAGCCAGACTTAAACATCATCCGGGCAACGACTTCCCCAACCCCTCAACTTTAGACGAAATCCAAGCTAGGATGGTTTCCTGACAGCACGGGAGGCCATCCTCATGTACGAGCCGATCCACACAGCTTCTTCCCGTAGGTCCGTCCACACCGCGATGGCCGGCACGCCCTCGGACTTCCCCCACCGTTCCCGCGAGGAGGAGCTGGACATCCAGCTCGCAGGTCACCTCGCGGCGCTGCTCGCCGTCACCGACGAGCTGCGCGCCACCGCGCCGTCCGCGGAGCTGGACGCCGCGGCCACCCGGCTCGCACAGCAGGTGACCCGGCTGCGCGGCGCGCGGGCGCAGGTCCGCTCCGACCTCGCCGCCCACGCGCCGGCCGCGCCGCACCTCGCGGCACTGCACGACCGGGCCCACGCCCTGGCGGGCCGGGCCCTCCTCGTCGCCGCGTCCCGGGCGGACACCGCCGTGGCGATCCTGGCGGCCCAGCGCATGGACGCGCACGCCGCCGGCCAGGCCGAGCAGCAGGAACTGAGCGCCGCCGGCTGACCCCCTCCCCGGGGGACTCCCCCGGCGGGGACCTCGAACGGCCCCGGTCCGCGTGCACCCGCAGCGACGCGCGGACCGGGCGCCATCACCGCGTCACGTCCACGCGGCCGGCGGCGCCGGCGCCGCCTCTCACGACGTCCGCCCGCGGTCCGCCCATTCGGGTGATCTGTACACCACAAGTGCCTGCCGGACGGTGGCGTTCTCCCGACCGGCTCGTAACGTCGGCGCACATGACGGTGGTCGACTCCGGCACGTCGGCACGCCCGCGATCCGCTCGAAGTCGGCCTCCCGACGACCATCGAGCCGAGCAGGGAGCACCAGATGACGTCGAC includes:
- a CDS encoding pyridoxal phosphate-dependent aminotransferase; translation: MQVIQSTKLANVCYEIRGPVLEEAMRLEAAGHRILKLNTGNPAAFGFEAPPEILEDILRNVSTAHGYGDAKGLLAARRAVVMHNQTLGIETDVEHVFIGNGVSELIVMAMQGLLDDGDEVLVPAPDYPLWTAAVSLSGGTAVHYRCDEQADWMPDLADIERKVTDRTKALVIINPNNPTGAVYEEAMIRGLTDIARRHNLLICSDEIYDKILYDGATHTPTAKIAPDLLTLTFNGMSKAYRVAGYRVGWMSISGPRAHADSYIEGLTILANMRLCANMPGQHGVVAALSGRQTIDDLVLPGGRLKEQVDTAYELLTQIPGVTCVRPKGALYLFPRLDPAVFKIRDDRQMVLDLLRREKIMVVQGTGFNWPEPDHFRVVTLPTATDLRDAMGRIARFLDGYSQT